The following proteins are encoded in a genomic region of Drosophila bipectinata strain 14024-0381.07 chromosome XL, DbipHiC1v2, whole genome shotgun sequence:
- the shtd gene encoding anaphase-promoting complex subunit 1, which produces MIAVAEPPLEFVPRGRQSAAEHPGPHDQPLPRSGIPTTEHLLLQRLQNVNISSAGEDSATGQEFWTIRELYDDYEAAEERAARRRQLIERTKRCGPTAAAATQLTSLPQSLLHPAPERREEPMCDYIVNNEEELYVNRNTVVWTQGLDDDDDGVFKRMCFTCDSPVRFACFLNRTFVRGRLAQLKAALQSEDDQLTAICVMDQNALRVYCDDGEDFLANLDFPVSQVWQTIHGLLLEKDSSNALISHLSIPMPRLFSMSHPLHEACPVVLKAATNSTGYMTEPEYSVVFTTEDSDLVLLYDAKFFKHFVARLRKVTPEEVNYVSQQQQELGQTLLGPRVTPAGANSFNSTKQTGATSKVQNASFISRNNTTTGLTTASRFGLSQSQSFSGILGQSNRASLGTPLSQLQSSFSQQSVSVKDMRKMTHVKPAKPIEPEMCLEHIWTENTYGTQREFCEMASRAFIHTDLVGQTFLCYLLARSCRLQLVRLTGYGSSEVQISTLASTLPAKDAVGLNRLHMIAVLDPSGSLILYTGTVLISKVHITPLMAPTAIPTPSPVPAPSPAPTPAQLKTPVATVVASSSSNSFVEVRRSSLLPTKAAADLAAFDKELHMLSPIPPQSASFTQRQAHNICKSLRDPAGNRLTLVYATGRMLRIALPLLNDTRLLTRCVATLRQVLSPDQFLHFVIRWYSARNPPGSRDYSIEQEWQLFRVTLLSLMGLTAAADVETVENYERCATPLLQTNLAGELITLESGSGSNCSSTSTLGALDEPKKRRKYNDCEDFTDDDWEFLLLQTTLAPCGSDSHSYSVDVGAPLFQVIPAIFYSLHLLYEDLKLDAVFNAALPYLSTFLHQLAVDMQLETYILHYILDFPELSHRTGKMALLGPDHGAMMIHQELLRVPAPCVFAQLEHIIVGFEEVIPYSYMENVNERSRNLLQLISLVVHGQERLKHWWQLLEIPEAVQSNYPRRTKRSITADTPRCHQLLELILAMRLSRRDIDRFPAAVHLIVAEALEEARLSPPVGCSMPTYELILRPELAEHAQLPFMETSIGQPHCGRVYKEDSLSARCPPAGGTMVDNESEQQRHDDMDNMDTKLLRLRFPDDMRVEEVRRLLNSSEPVLIEVQQSPGTSDHEFIEEQEKQLFALCARTMTLPLGRGMFTLRTVLPRPSDSLTMPKLCLVGREPQKGTTIEMQQIEFPANMHMWPSFHNGVATGLKISPQAKDIDSTWIVYNKPKAQANNALEHAGFLMALGLNGQLKTLSFTSIYKYLVKCDEMTNLGLLLGISAAHRGSMDTKTTKLLSVHLEALLPATAMELDIPQSTQVAALMGIGLLYQGSAKRHIAEVLLQEIGRPPGPEMENSVERESYAMTAGLSLGLVTLGQGESPAGLRDLQLPDTLHYYMVGGVKRPISGSQKEKYRLASFQVREGDNVNIDVTAPGATLALGLMFFNSGNAAIAEWMQPPDSRYLLDMVRPDFLLLRTISRGLILWQDVRPDNNWFQAQFPSTLRVHLRIPSRDEESTSEDGDVDYEAITQAYCNIMAGAAFCIGLKYAGTENMDAFATLRAVIKEFLSFPGSPMGECAGRTTVESCLMVLLISISLVFAGSGNCEILRIIRYLRSRVGPQYPHITYGSHMAIHMSLGLLFLGAGRFTISQTPESVAALVCAFFPKFPIHSNDNRYHLQALRHLYVLAVEPRLFLPRDIDTNQLCLANISVLEVGATELRRLPIAPCILPELSSLQKVIVDDENYWPVSFERSRNWHQLEKALEMNAPIDIKKRTGCLSHLEDPDRLKSMLAQTLTMEQSICWQIDMNDLQQFSSERMVKSFLSRCLETKGTDLSYPELVKRHQMMLLFYNAVVKDRMHLLPVYLTLYDHVTKSMVTNNDVWQLKLIDAYLSRSKESEHPLISVELIQMMQELFKLQMESSTRELCIPLREFLSRKRLDPSYITTVSGPDLQRVFCVINYYNLMPNMLSGVDLSTGTVTHLRLLYEFRQLNLGAHTIFGLLRILQALACTPEIVTLDEASVLAFSMATQ; this is translated from the exons ATGATCGCCGTCGCAGAACCGCCGCTGGAGTTTGTACCTCGCGGCCGTCAGTCGGCTGCCGAGCATCCTGGCCCCCATGACCAGCCCCTGCCCCGAAGCGGCATTCCCACTACGGAACACCTGCTGCTGCAGCGCCtgcaaaatgtaaatatttcttCGGCTGGCGAGGACTCGGCCACGGGCCAGGAGTTCTGGACAATTCGAGAGCTGTACGATGACTACGAAGCCGCTGAGGAGCGGGCCGCGCGGCGGAGGCAGCTTATTGAGCGGACGAAGCGTTGCGGTCCCACCGCGGCGGCGGCTACTCAGCTCACTTCGTTACCCCAAAGCCTGTTGCATCCGGCGCCGGAGCGACGGGAGGAACCCATGTGCGACTATATAGTTAACAACGAGGAGGAGCTATACGTCAACCGGAACACAGTTGTTTGGACGCAGG GCcttgacgatgacgatgacgggGTATTCAAAAGAATGTGCTTTACCTGCGATTCACCTGTTAGATTCGCTTGCTTTCTCAACAGAACCTTTGTGCGGGGACGCTTGGCGCAATTAAAAGCCGCTCTTCAGTCCGAGGATGACCAATTAACTGCCATCTGTGTTATGGACCAGAATGCGTTAAGGGTGTACTGCGACGATGGCGAGGATTTCCTAGCCAATTTGGACTTTCCAGTTTCACAGGTGTGGCAAACGATACATGGTCTGCTTTTGGAAAAGGATTCCAGCAATGCTCTGATATCCCATTTGTCCATTCCGATGCCGAGGTTGTTCTCCATGTCGCATCCTCTGCACGAAGCTTGTCCTGTGGTTCTAAAAGCTGCTACTAATTCCACAGGCTACATGACCGAGCCGGAATACAGTGTGGTCTTTACTACGGAGGACTCCGATTTAGTTCTGTTGTACGATGCCAAGTTCTTTAAACACTTCGTGGCTAGGCTGCGGAAGGTCACGCCCGAAGAGGTTAACTATGtgagccagcagcagcaggaatTGGGTCAAACCCTTCTAGGTCCTCGCGTGACGCCAGCTGGGGCAAATAGCTTCAATTCCACAAAGCAGACGGGAGCTACTTCAAAGGTCCAGAATGCGTCCTTCATCAGCAGGAACAATACCACCACTGGCTTGACGACTGCGTCTAGGTTTGGTCTCAGCCAGTCGCAGTCTTTCAGTGGGATTCTCGGCCAGTCCAA TCGCGCTTCGTTGGGAACGCCGCTGAGCCAGCTCCAGAGTAGCTTCAGCCAGCAGTCGGTGTCCGTGAAGGACATGCGCAAGATGACGCACGTGAAGCCAGCTAAACCCATCGAGCCGGAGATGTGTCTGGAGCACATCTGGACAGAAAACACTTACGGAAC GCAGCGTGAATTCTGCGAGATGGCCTCTCGCGCGTTCATCCACACGGACCTCGTGGGTCAGACCTTTCTGTGCTATCTCCTGGCCCGCTCATGTCGCCTGCAGCTGGTTCGCTTGACCGGCTACGGAAGTAGCGAGGTACAGATCTCCACACTTGCCTCCACATTGCCGGCCAAGGACGCAGTAGGTCTAAATCGCCTGCACATGATCGCGGTCCTGGATCCGAGCGGAAGTTTGATTCTCTACACGGGCACAGTTCTAATTTCCAAAGTGCACATAACGCCCTTGATGGCGCCCACAGCCATTCCCACGCCATCGCCAGTACCCGCCCCATCTCCGGCTCCCACTCCGGCGCAGTTGAAAACGCCTGTAGCCACAGTGGTAGCCTCTTCGAGCAGCAACTCCTTTGTAGAAGTACGTAGGAGTAGTCTGCTGCCCACAAAAGCGGCTGCGGACCTGGCCGCTTTCGATAAGGAGCTGCACATGCTGTCCCCCATCCCGCCGCAGTCTGCTTCCTTTACACAGCGACAGGCTCACAATATATGCAAATCGCTAAGGGATCCTGCGGGGAACAGGCTAACCTTGGTGTATGCTACCGGCAGGATGCTTAGGATAGCTCTTCCATTATTGAACGATACCCGTTTGCTGACGCGTTGTGTGGCCACTTTGCGGCAGGTCCTGAGTCCCGACCAGTTTCTGCACTTTGTGATACGTTGGTACAGCGCCAGGAACCCACCGGGCTCGAGGGACTACTCCATCGAGCAGGAGTGGCAGCTGTTCCGGGTCACGTTGCTTTCGTTAATGGGCCTGACAGCGGCGGCGGATGTGGAAACGGTAGAGAACTATGAGAGATGCGCCACTCCTCTGCTGCAAACCAATCTCGCTGGCGAACTCATTACTCTGGAGTCGGGTTCTGGTTCGAATTGCAGTTCTACGTCCACTCTCGGCGCGCTAGACGAGCCAAAGAAGCGGCGGAAATATAACGATTGCGAAGACTTCACAGACGACGACTGGGAATTCCTGCTGCTGCAAACGACTCTGGCTCCTTGCGGATCGGATAGCCACAGCTACAGCGTGGACGTTGGAGCGCCCCTGTTCCAGGTCATACCCGCCATCTTTTACAGCCTGCATCTGCTGTACGAGGACCTCAAGCTGGACGCAGTGTTCAATGCGGCACTTCCCTATTTGTCCACC TTCCTACACCAGCTAGCCGTCGACATGCAGCTGGAGACTTATATCCTGCACTACATACTGGACTTTCCAGAGCTGAGCCATCGCACTGGGAAGATGGCCCTCTTGGGACCGGACCACGGGGCCATGATGATTCACCAGGAGCTCTTAAGGGTGCCGGCACCATGTGTCTTTGCCCAACTAGAGCACATCATAGTGGGGTTTGAGGAGGTGATACCCTACAGCTATATGGAGAACGTCAACGAAAGAAGCCGAAATCTTTTGCAGCTCATATCGCTGGTGGTCCACGGCCAGGAGAGGCTCAAGCACTGGTGGCAGCTCTTGGAGATCCCCGAAGCCGTGCAGTCCAACTACCCGAGAAGAACGAAGCGGAGCATTACGGCGGACACTCCAAGGTGTCACCAGTTGCTCGAGCTGATCCTGGCTATGCGGCTGTCACGACGAGACATCGATCGGTTCCCAGCTGCAGTCCATCTAATTGTCGCTGAGGCCCTGGAGGAGGCTAGGCTTTCGCCACCCGTCGGCTGCAGTATGCCGACGTACGAGCTGATCCTGCGGCCCGAGCTGGCCGAGCATGCCCAGCTGCCGTTCATGGAGACGAGCATTGGCCAGCCGCACTGCGGTCGGGTTTACAAGGAGGACTCGCTGTCGGCGAGGTGCCCCCCTGCTGGAGGAACCATGGTGGACAACGAATCTGAGCAACAGCGGCACGACGACATGGACAATATGGACACTAAGCTGCTGAGACTCCGCTTTCCCGACGATATGCGGGTGGAGGAAGTGCGTCGGCTGCTCAACTCTTCGGAGCCCGTACTTATCGAGGTCCAGCAATCGCCGGGAACGAGCGACCACGAGTTCATCGAGGAGCAGGAGAAGCAACTGTTCGCCCTGTGCGCCAGAACAATGACGCTGCCCCTCGGCCGGGGTATGTTCACGCTGAGGACTGTGCTGCCTCGGCCCAGCGACAGCTTGACGATGCCCAAGCTCTGTTTGGTGGGCAGGGAGCCACAGAAGGGCACCACCATCGAGATGCAGCAGATCGAGTTCCCGGCCAACATGCACATGTGGCCCTCCTTTCACAACGGGGTCGCCACTGGCTTGAAGATCTCTCCGCAGGCCAAGGACATTGATTCCACTTGGATTGTCTACAACAAGCCCAAGGCCCAAGCGAACAATGCCCTGGAGCACGCCGGGTTCCTCATGGCATTGGGTCTGAATGGTCAACTGAAGACTCTGTCGTTCACGAGCATTTACAAGTACTTGGTCAAGTGCGACGAGATGACCAATCTGGGCCTGCTGCTGGGCATTTCGGCTGCCCACCGTGGCAGCATGGACACGAAGACCACCAAGCTGCTGAGTGTCCATCTGGAAGCCCTTCTGCCTGCCACCGCCATGGAGCTGGACATACCGCAGAGCACCCAGGTAGCCGCTTTGATGGGCATCGGCTTGCTCTACCAGGGATCCGCTAAACGGCACATTGCAGAGGTCCTTCTACAGGAGATCGGACGACCACCCGGTCCGGAGATGGAAAACAGTGTGGAGCGCGAATCTTACGCGATGACTGCCGGTTTGTCGTTGGGACTAGTAACCCTCGGGCAGGGGGAGTCGCCGGCGGGTCTGAGAGATCTTCAGCTTCCGGATACCCTTCACTACTACATGGTTGGTGGCGTGAAGAGGCCCATCAGCGGCTCCCAAAAGGAGAAATACCGGCTGGCCTCGTTCCAGGTCCGCGAAGGCGACAACGTAAACATCGATGTCACCGCGCCGGGCGCCACTCTGGCCCTAGGATTGATGTTTTTCAATTCCGGCAATGCGGCGATTGCCGAGTGGATGCAGCCTCCGGACTCCCGCTACCTCCTGGACATGGTGCGTCCAGATTTTCTGCTGTTGCGGACGATTTCTCGGGGCCTCATCCTGTGGCAGGATGTCCGGCCGGATAACAACTGGTTTCAGGCTCAGTTTCCCTCTACACTTCGTGTGCATCTAAGGATCCCCTCGCGCGACGAAGAGTCCACCTCCGAAGACGGCGACGTAGACTACGAAGCCATCAC GCAAGCCTACTGCAACATTATGGCGGGAGCCGCCTTTTGCATTGGCCTCAAGTACGCCGGCACCGAGAACATGGACGCCTTCGCCACCTTGCGGGCGGTGATCAAGGAGTTTCTGAGTTTCCCCGGCTCGCCCATGGGCGAATGTGCTGGGCGCACCACCGTGGAGAGCTGTCTGATGGTGCTCCTCATCTCGATTTCGCTGGTGTTTGCCGGCTCGGGTAACTGTGAAATTCTGAGGATCATACGGTACCTGAGATCGCGAGTGGGTCCGCAGTATCCGCACATTACATATGGCTCGCACATGGCCATCCACATGTCGCTGGGACTACTCTTTCTGGGTGCGGGTAGATTCACCATCTCCCAGACACCAGAGTCCGTTGCGGCCTTGGTCTGTGCCTTCTTCCCCAAGTTTCCCATACACAGCAACGATAATCG GTACCATCTGCAGGCTTTAAGGCATCTGTATGTCCTGGCAGTAGAGCCGAGACTGTTTCTGCCGCGCGACATCGACACAAATCAACTGTGTCTGGCCAACATCTCGGTCCTGGAAGTGGGAGCCACCGAGCTGAGGCGCCTGCCCATAGCCCCTTGCATCTTGCCGGAGCTGAGCAGCCTGCAGAAGGTGATCGTGGACGATGAAAACTACTGGCCTGTGTCCTTCGAGCGGTCCCGAAACTGGCACCAGCTAGAGAAGGCTCTGGAGATGAACGCCCCAATCGATATCAAAAAGCGAACGGGCTGCCTATCACATCTCGAAGATCCGGACAGATTGAAGAGCATGCTGGCACAAACCCTGACGATGGAACAGAGCATTTGCTGGCAGATAGACATGAACGACCTGCAGCAGTTCAGCAGCGAGCGCATGGTCAAGTCGTTCTTGAGCCGGTGCCTCGAAACTAAGGGTACGGATCTGAGCTATCCGGAGCTGGTCAAGCGCCACCAGATGATGCTTCTCTTTTACAACGCGGTGGTTAAGGATCGGATGCATTTGCTGCCCGTCTACCTAACACTCTATGAT CACGTAACCAAATCCATGGTGACGAACAACGATGTGTGGCAGCTGAAACTGATCGACGCGTATCTAAGTCGGAGTAAGGAGTCGGAGCATCCGCTCATTTCGGTGGAACTGATCCAGATGATGCAGGAGCTATTCAAGCTGCAAATGGAGAGCTCCACGCGGGAGCTGTGTATTCCACTGCGGGAGTTCCTGAGCCGGAAGAGGCTGGATCCGAGCTACATAACCACTGTCAGCGGACCCGACTTGCAGCGGGTATTCTGCGTGATCAACTACTACAACCTGATGCCGAATATGCTAAGTGGAGTCGATCTGAGCACCGGAACGGTGACCCACCTGCGTCTGCTGTACGAGTTCCGGCAATTGAATCTCGGGGCGCACACAATCTTCGGCTTGTTAAGGATTCTGCAGGCCCTCGCCTGCACCCCAGAGATTGTGACCCTCGATGAGGCATCTGTTTTGGCCTTTTCCAtggccacgcaatga